One Synechocystis sp. LKSZ1 genomic window, ACTCATCCGCGCTAATCAATTAGATGATATTTTCAGGGGATTAGCCTGGTTATTGCGGGCGATTTTGATTCTCAGCTTATTACTAGGCTATTTTTCTTTTGTCCTACATCAGTTTCCCTGGACAAGACGTATTATTCAGCTTTTTGAAGGCTATTTTCTCGAAAGCCTACAAGCCAGTGGAAAGGCTTTTACGAATTATTTACCCAGCTTATTAACTATTCTTTTTGTTTGTTTAGTTACCTATTTCTTTCTACGTTTAGCCAAGCCATTTTTCCATGAGTTAGGAGTTGGTACCTTTTCCTTACCAGGCTTTTACCCAGAATGGGCCCAACCGACCTATCGCATTGTTATTTTTTTGGGTATTGCTTTAGCAGCCGTTATTGTTTTTCCATTATTACCCGGTTTTCAGTCTCCAGCTTTTCAAGGAATTTCTGTCTTTTTAGGATTATTGATTTCCTTAGGTTCAACGTCTGTTATTGCCAACCTAATTTCTGGCAGTGTTTTAATCTATACTCGGGCTTTCCGGGTTGGTGATCGCATTAGAATTGGTGACATTACAGGCATTGTTCTAGAAACAACATTACTGGTAACTCGTATTCAAACGCCCACCAATATTATTGTTAGCATTCCCAATGCTCAAATTAGTACTAGTTCAATTGAAAACTTTAGTTTTGGCTATCGAGAGTTTCAGAAACCCCTTATCTTGCGAGTTCCAGTTTATCTAGGCTACGAGGTCGCTTGGCGTGATGTCTATCAGGCCCTGATCCAGGCGGCCCTGAAAACCAATGGGATTTCAGCGTCTCCTTCTCCATTTGTTTTACAAGGGGAATTAAATGAAGTATATGTCACCTATTTTCTAAATGCCTATATTGATGTTAATTATTTTAAAGATAAAGAGTTAAAAGAGGTTGAATTGAGTCGTTCCCAGTTGAATGAAAATATCCGAGACTGTTGTGCAGAGGCCGGCATTCGTATCTTTGCCCCGAGTTACGAAGCCGACCCAACTAACTATGGCCCTGCTGTTGATCGTTAATTCTAGTGGGGCCCCGTGAGACCAAGGGAAATCGATCCATTCTGTTCTTATTTGGGGAGTATTAACGATACCTTAAGTTTTTTCATCGGTTGTGTCAGGGCATATTTTCTTCCTTACCCTTGAGGTAGATTAATTAATTCTCCAGTTTTCAGTAGCAGGTTTAGCGATGACGAACAACCCCGAACGCCAACGTCTCCTCGAGGCCCGTGACCCCCAAACCCCTTGGAAAAAGTGGGGCCCTTACCTCAGTGAACGGCAGTGGGGAACGGTGCGGGAAGATTACAGTGAGAATGGAGATGCCTGGAACTACTTTACCCATGACCAAGCCCGCTCCCGAGCCTATCGTTGGGGGGAGGATGGCCTAGGGGGAATTAGTGATGATCATCAAGTCCTTTGTTTTGCACTGGCCCTATGGAATGGTAATGATCCTATCCTGAAAGAACGGTTGTTTGGTCTCAATAATAGCGAAGGAAACCATGGGGAAGATGTCAAGGAATACTATTTTTATTTGGATAGTACGCCTACCCATTCCTACATGAAATATCTCTACAAGTATCCCCAGGCCGCTTTTCCCTACGAAGACCTGGTGAGGACGAATCAACAACGTAGTCGAGAGGAGTTGGAATACGAACTACTGGATACAGGTATTTTTGACGATGATCGTTATTTCGATATTTTTGTGGAGTATGCCAAAGCCGATGTAGAGGACATTTTAATCAAGATTAGTGTTTGTAATCGAGGGCCAGAAGCAGCGCCTCTACACCTCCTACCAACCCTGTGGTTTCGCAATACCTGGTCTTGGGCTGATGCTAGTTCTAAGCCGCTCCTGCAAAAAATTGGTCATGCAGAACAAAGCATTATCCACGCCCACCATACGGATCCCCTATTCCAGGAATTTCTATCGGATTACTATCTCTACTGTGAGGGCCCTGTTCCCCTCCTATTTACAGAAAATGAAACCAACCAGGCCCGTCTTTTTGGCGAACTCAATGCCAGTCCCTACGTCAAGGATGGCATCAACAATTATGTCGTCCATAGACAAGAGGAAGCGGTCAATCCGGCTCAAAATGGGACAAAAGTCTGTCCCCACTATCAACTGATCGTGCCTGCCGGCGGAACGGAGGTTGTTCGTTTGCGGTTGTCTCGCTCAACACCAACGCAACTCAGTCAGCCCTTTAGCAGATTTGAGGCCCTAGTCCAAGCTCGTTTGCAAGAAGCCGACGTCTTTTACGACTCGATTACACCGACCCAGATGACAGAAACATTCCCCGAGCGAGCTATTCTGATGCGGCAGGCCCTGGCCGGGATGCTCTGGACAAAGCAGTATTTCTACTACGACGTCGATAAGTGGCTAGAGGAACACAATGTGACCCCTTGGTCAGGCCCGGAGCAACGACACCGAGTTCGTAATGGCGAATGGTTTCATGCCTATTGTGATGACATCATCTCGATGCCGGATAAGTGGGAGTATCCTTGGTTTGCCGCCTGGGATCTGGCCTTTCACATGTTGCCCTTGTCGAATGTAGACTCGGATTTTGCTAAGGCACAGTTGGATTTGATGCTCCGCAACGACTACCTGCATCCTAATGGTCAAATCCCAGCCTACGAGTGGAATTTTGGCGATGTCAACCCTCCAGTGCATGCCTACGCCACCATGCAGATTTACCTCATGGATAAGGCTCGCAATGACGGTCAGGGAGATATTGACTTCCTCAAGTATGCCTTTTCTAAACTGCTGGTCAACTTTACCTGGTGGGTCAACCGCAAGGACCGGGGCGGCAACAATGTGTTTGAAGGGGGTTTTTTAGGGTTGGATAACATTGGTGTGTTTGATCGTAGTTCCCCACTCCCCACAGGCGGTTATCTAGAGCAAGCAGACGGCACGGCCTGGATGGTTTTTTTCAGTCAGCAGATGCTACGGATTGCTGTAGAGTTAGCCATGCATGACCCGCTTTATGAAGAATTTGTAAGCAAGTTTTTTGAGCATACCATGTGGATTGCGGGGGCCATGGATCGCCTTGGAGAACATCAGGATGAAATGTGGGACGAAGAAGATGGTTTCTTCTATGATGTCCTGCGTTTGCCCGATGGTACAGCTTTTCGCCTCAAGGTACGGTCCATGGTGGGACTACTCCCCCTAGCGGCCGTGGCTATTTTTGAAGCGGCGGACTTGACCAAGGTACCCAACTTTGTCAAACGTGCTCAACAATTTTATCGCCGTCATCCCGAATTACTAGCCAATATGCATTTACCGAGTCAACCGGGGACAGGGGGGCGGCGGATGTTGTCTGTGTTTACTGAAGAGAAATTGCGCCGTGTTTTGGCTCGCATGTTGGACGAAAATGAATTTCTTAGTCCCTATGGTATTCGTTCCCTTTCCCGTTACCATCAGGAGCATCCCTTTGTCTTTGTTCACAATGGTCAGGAATTCCGAGTGGACTACTTGCCTGGGGATTCTAATTCGGGGATGTTTGGCGGCAATTCTAACTGGCGGGGCCCCGTCTGGATGCCCGTCAATTTTGTACTGATAACAGCACTCTATCGGCTCTATGCTTTCTACGGAGACGACTTCAAGGTGGAATGTCCTACCGGTTCGGGACAGTATATGACCCTGTTTGAGGTGGCCGATGAACTCGGCGATCGCCTAACTCACATCTTTCTGCCCGATGAAAATGGTCGTCGTCCCGTCTATGGCAGTTCGGAAAAATTCCAAACGGATCCGTACTGGAAGGACTATATCCTTTTCTACGAATACTTCCATGGCGACAATGGGGCAGGCATCGGTGCAAGTCACCAAACCGGCTGGACGGGTTGCATTGCCCGCATTATTCAGATCATGGGGGAGATCACCACAGATATGTTTACGACGGCAGAGGGAGAGATAGCTGTCATGAAGAAAATGGGCAAGTAACGGCTGGTCTGGAAAAGTGGGGGTAGCCGTTGTTTCTGGCTAGTTTTTAGCTTCTGTCTTCCCCAAAAAGAAAAAGGAAATCGTTAAGGGACTCTAGAAAATTTAATCAATCAACCAGATGAACAGCTATCCTTCTCTTTACCAGATCAATACCCGCGTCTGGCTCAATCGGCTATCCCGCCAGATCGGTCGCCCGGCTACCCTCAATGACATTCCCGATGCCGCACTCGATGAATTTGCCGATTTAGGATTCCACTGGATTTATTGCCTCAGTGTTTGGCAGACTGGCCTGATGGCGCGTCAAGTCTCCCGTTCTAATCCCCAATGGTTAGCTGAATATCGAGAACTGCTACCGGACTTGCAAGCGGAAGACATCTGTGGCTCTGGGTTTGCCATCACCAGCTATACCCTCAATACCAGCCTGGGAGAAACCGATTCTTTGGTTCGCCTGCGCGATCGTCTGCATCAACGGGGC contains:
- a CDS encoding mechanosensitive ion channel family protein — protein: MATVCILLTANLQGLVLAQVSPSPVASPPTLSAIVLDGQPLITIQGPLGSLDAVKRAERGSRYLQEFADDQSLSLDSLEIYTGDNDGIPLSSISAGSINILTISNRDAEKAGQSRRALATAYAQKLRQAVERYRQERNVRYLLQAAVWSLLATVLLILFLLIINHFFAGLYRRFQVWEQSYIHPVRLGNWELIRANQLDDIFRGLAWLLRAILILSLLLGYFSFVLHQFPWTRRIIQLFEGYFLESLQASGKAFTNYLPSLLTILFVCLVTYFFLRLAKPFFHELGVGTFSLPGFYPEWAQPTYRIVIFLGIALAAVIVFPLLPGFQSPAFQGISVFLGLLISLGSTSVIANLISGSVLIYTRAFRVGDRIRIGDITGIVLETTLLVTRIQTPTNIIVSIPNAQISTSSIENFSFGYREFQKPLILRVPVYLGYEVAWRDVYQALIQAALKTNGISASPSPFVLQGELNEVYVTYFLNAYIDVNYFKDKELKEVELSRSQLNENIRDCCAEAGIRIFAPSYEADPTNYGPAVDR
- a CDS encoding glucosidase; the protein is MTNNPERQRLLEARDPQTPWKKWGPYLSERQWGTVREDYSENGDAWNYFTHDQARSRAYRWGEDGLGGISDDHQVLCFALALWNGNDPILKERLFGLNNSEGNHGEDVKEYYFYLDSTPTHSYMKYLYKYPQAAFPYEDLVRTNQQRSREELEYELLDTGIFDDDRYFDIFVEYAKADVEDILIKISVCNRGPEAAPLHLLPTLWFRNTWSWADASSKPLLQKIGHAEQSIIHAHHTDPLFQEFLSDYYLYCEGPVPLLFTENETNQARLFGELNASPYVKDGINNYVVHRQEEAVNPAQNGTKVCPHYQLIVPAGGTEVVRLRLSRSTPTQLSQPFSRFEALVQARLQEADVFYDSITPTQMTETFPERAILMRQALAGMLWTKQYFYYDVDKWLEEHNVTPWSGPEQRHRVRNGEWFHAYCDDIISMPDKWEYPWFAAWDLAFHMLPLSNVDSDFAKAQLDLMLRNDYLHPNGQIPAYEWNFGDVNPPVHAYATMQIYLMDKARNDGQGDIDFLKYAFSKLLVNFTWWVNRKDRGGNNVFEGGFLGLDNIGVFDRSSPLPTGGYLEQADGTAWMVFFSQQMLRIAVELAMHDPLYEEFVSKFFEHTMWIAGAMDRLGEHQDEMWDEEDGFFYDVLRLPDGTAFRLKVRSMVGLLPLAAVAIFEAADLTKVPNFVKRAQQFYRRHPELLANMHLPSQPGTGGRRMLSVFTEEKLRRVLARMLDENEFLSPYGIRSLSRYHQEHPFVFVHNGQEFRVDYLPGDSNSGMFGGNSNWRGPVWMPVNFVLITALYRLYAFYGDDFKVECPTGSGQYMTLFEVADELGDRLTHIFLPDENGRRPVYGSSEKFQTDPYWKDYILFYEYFHGDNGAGIGASHQTGWTGCIARIIQIMGEITTDMFTTAEGEIAVMKKMGK